A single Anopheles arabiensis isolate DONGOLA chromosome 2, AaraD3, whole genome shotgun sequence DNA region contains:
- the LOC120899542 gene encoding uncharacterized protein LOC120899542 isoform X1, translating to MKPRAHHTDSSSIKSISSEDVSTQQHYHGNMCCSAEAKNPAFKRGRQLQQMQMIILPFIPILALIVQTSYEMIEIVSYRMEVTEIENQVTMATDLGKVVTRLQQERSDVAFHIYTNGMTLRRNLNDTFLETDLALDNMSSWPDISIRTIQPNNGEVTWLNMSEFRETLQEFRANISTEDSTVPQILRWYTTANAALLEHLTNQIKDANKSGVWRFLLSFKNLLRSIESLDISSVYGINYYGRGYLKPDSYIKYVQHDILGRDLLNGSLHFVPSLKVIYRNITLTMRSYGNITQWSKTIQKNLRREGNVADARSYYESMAYYIDELRKLQRALRSIIRNEVQKVLQSADNMETFGIAILVVVLIVSPIIIILVRNAAATIQLYAINLAHKAKELKREKRKSDSLLFQMLPPTVATQLKQAQTVPAEYYSAVTIFFSDIVGFTEIAAECTPLEVVSFLNAIYRMFDERIECYDVYKIETIGDSYMVASGLPVKNGGNKHVAEIATMALDLLDASGYFSIPHKANEPVQIRCGIHTGPVVAGIVGTKMPRYCLFGDTVNTASRMESTGEALKIHISAEMNEALVKVGGFKTEHRGLIDVKGKGLMDTYWLTCKEGATPNNSHGEVAWFADMKPVYLKIV from the exons atgaaacctcGAGCCCATCACACCGACAGCTCTTCGATCAAATCGATCAGCTCTGAAGACGTCAGCACACAGCAGCACTATCATGGAAACATGTGCTGCAGTGCGGAAGCGAAGAATCCGGCGTTCAAACGAGGTCGCCAACTGCAGCAAATGCAGATGATCATTCTTCCATTTATACCAATCCTGGCACTGATTGTGCAAACTTCCTACGAGATGATCGAGATCGTTAGCTACCGCATGGAGGTGACAGAGATCGAAAACCAGGTTACCATGGCGACGGACCTGGGAAAGGTCGTGACGCGCTTGCAGCAAGAACGTTCCGACGTGGCATTCCATATCTATACCAACGGGATGACACTGCGAAGGAATCTGAACGACACGTTTCTCGAAACAGATCTGGCGCTGGACAACATGTCGTCCTGGCCTGACATTTCGATACGCACTATTCAACCAAACAACGGTGAGGTAACGTGGCTTAACATGAGCGAATTCCGCGAGACACTTCAGGAGTTTCGCGCCAACATCAGCACCGAGGACAGTACAGTACCGCAGATTTTGCGATGGTACACGACCGCTAACGCAGCACTGTTGGAGCATCTTACCAACCAAATAAAGGATGCGAACAAAAGCGGGGTGTGGCGGTTTCTGTTGAGCTTCAAGAATTTGCTTCGTAGCATCGAAAGCTTGGACATATCTTCGGTGTACGGTATCAATTACTATGGTCGTGGATATCTCAAGCCCGATTCATACATCAAGTACGTGCAGCATGATATCCTCGGGCGGGACCTGTTGAATGGATCGCTTCATTTTGTTCCATCGCTGAAAGTGATCTATCGGAACATCACACTCACGATGCGAAGCTACGGCAACATAACCCAGTGGAGCAAAACCATCCAGAAGAACTTGCGACGAGAAGGAAACGTGGCTGATGCACGTTCGTACTACGAGTCTATGGCGTATTACATTGACGAACTGCGGAAGCTGCAGAGAGCGTTGCGGTCGATCATACG CAATGAGGTTCAGAAAGTACTCCAGTCGGCAGACAACATGGAAACCTTCGGCATTGCCATCCTGGTGGTCGTACTTATTGTTTCTCCAATCATCATCATACTGGTGCGAAATGCGGCCGCAACCATACAACTGTACGCTATTAATCTGGCTCACAAAGCGAAAGAACTGAAACGGGAGAAGCGTAAATCCGATTCACTGCTGTTCCAGATGCTACCACCAACGGTGGCCACACAACTGAAGCAGGCCCAAACTGTCCCCGCGGAGTACTACTCGGCAGTGACGATATTTTTCAGCGACATCGTTGGCTTCACCGAAATTGCTGCGGAATGCACGCCATTGGAG gtggtcTCCTTCCTGAATGCCATCTACCGGATGTTCGACGAGCGCATTGAGTGTTACGATGTGTACAAAATCGAAACCATTGGCGACTCGTACATGGTGGCTTCCGGATTGCCGGTGAAAAACGGTG GCAACAAACATGTGGCGGAAATAGCAACAATGGCTCTGGATCTATTGGATGCTTCCGGCTACTTCAGCATACCGCATAA GGCCAATGAACCGGTACAGATACGCTGCGGCATACATACAGGACCTGTGGTAGCTGGTATTGTTGGTACAAAAATGCCAAGGTATTGCCTTTTTGGCGATACGGTTAATACTGCATCCCGCATGGAGTCTACGGGCGAAG CTCTAAAAATTCACATTTCTGCCGAAATGAACGAAGCGCTGGTTAAGGTGGGAGGATTCAAAACGGAACACCGTGGATTGATCGATGTAAAG GGCAAGGGCCTGATGGACACATACTGGCTAACGTGCAAGGAGGGTGCAACCCCGAACAATAGTCATGGAGAGGTGGCTTGGTTTGCGGATATGAAGCCGGTGTatttaaaaatagtttaa
- the LOC120899542 gene encoding uncharacterized protein LOC120899542 isoform X2 produces MKPRAHHTDSSSIKSISSEDVSTQQHYHGNMCCSAEAKNPAFKRGRQLQQMQMIILPFIPILALIVQTSYEMIEIVSYRMEVTEIENQVTMATDLGKVVTRLQQERSDVAFHIYTNGMTLRRNLNDTFLETDLALDNMSSWPDISIRTIQPNNGEVTWLNMSEFRETLQEFRANISTEDSTVPQILRWYTTANAALLEHLTNQIKDANKSGVWRFLLSFKNLLRSIESLDISSVYGINYYGRGYLKPDSYIKYVQHDILGRDLLNGSLHFVPSLKVIYRNITLTMRSYGNITQWSKTIQKNLRREGNVADARSYYESMAYYIDELRKLQRALRSIIRNEVQKVLQSADNMETFGIAILVVVLIVSPIIIILVRNAAATIQLYAINLAHKAKELKREKRKSDSLLFQMLPPTVATQLKQAQTVPAEYYSAVTIFFSDIVGFTEIAAECTPLEVVSFLNAIYRMFDERIECYDVYKIETIGDSYMVASGLPVKNGNKHVAEIATMALDLLDASGYFSIPHKANEPVQIRCGIHTGPVVAGIVGTKMPRYCLFGDTVNTASRMESTGEALKIHISAEMNEALVKVGGFKTEHRGLIDVKGKGLMDTYWLTCKEGATPNNSHGEVAWFADMKPVYLKIV; encoded by the exons atgaaacctcGAGCCCATCACACCGACAGCTCTTCGATCAAATCGATCAGCTCTGAAGACGTCAGCACACAGCAGCACTATCATGGAAACATGTGCTGCAGTGCGGAAGCGAAGAATCCGGCGTTCAAACGAGGTCGCCAACTGCAGCAAATGCAGATGATCATTCTTCCATTTATACCAATCCTGGCACTGATTGTGCAAACTTCCTACGAGATGATCGAGATCGTTAGCTACCGCATGGAGGTGACAGAGATCGAAAACCAGGTTACCATGGCGACGGACCTGGGAAAGGTCGTGACGCGCTTGCAGCAAGAACGTTCCGACGTGGCATTCCATATCTATACCAACGGGATGACACTGCGAAGGAATCTGAACGACACGTTTCTCGAAACAGATCTGGCGCTGGACAACATGTCGTCCTGGCCTGACATTTCGATACGCACTATTCAACCAAACAACGGTGAGGTAACGTGGCTTAACATGAGCGAATTCCGCGAGACACTTCAGGAGTTTCGCGCCAACATCAGCACCGAGGACAGTACAGTACCGCAGATTTTGCGATGGTACACGACCGCTAACGCAGCACTGTTGGAGCATCTTACCAACCAAATAAAGGATGCGAACAAAAGCGGGGTGTGGCGGTTTCTGTTGAGCTTCAAGAATTTGCTTCGTAGCATCGAAAGCTTGGACATATCTTCGGTGTACGGTATCAATTACTATGGTCGTGGATATCTCAAGCCCGATTCATACATCAAGTACGTGCAGCATGATATCCTCGGGCGGGACCTGTTGAATGGATCGCTTCATTTTGTTCCATCGCTGAAAGTGATCTATCGGAACATCACACTCACGATGCGAAGCTACGGCAACATAACCCAGTGGAGCAAAACCATCCAGAAGAACTTGCGACGAGAAGGAAACGTGGCTGATGCACGTTCGTACTACGAGTCTATGGCGTATTACATTGACGAACTGCGGAAGCTGCAGAGAGCGTTGCGGTCGATCATACG CAATGAGGTTCAGAAAGTACTCCAGTCGGCAGACAACATGGAAACCTTCGGCATTGCCATCCTGGTGGTCGTACTTATTGTTTCTCCAATCATCATCATACTGGTGCGAAATGCGGCCGCAACCATACAACTGTACGCTATTAATCTGGCTCACAAAGCGAAAGAACTGAAACGGGAGAAGCGTAAATCCGATTCACTGCTGTTCCAGATGCTACCACCAACGGTGGCCACACAACTGAAGCAGGCCCAAACTGTCCCCGCGGAGTACTACTCGGCAGTGACGATATTTTTCAGCGACATCGTTGGCTTCACCGAAATTGCTGCGGAATGCACGCCATTGGAG gtggtcTCCTTCCTGAATGCCATCTACCGGATGTTCGACGAGCGCATTGAGTGTTACGATGTGTACAAAATCGAAACCATTGGCGACTCGTACATGGTGGCTTCCGGATTGCCGGTGAAAAACG GCAACAAACATGTGGCGGAAATAGCAACAATGGCTCTGGATCTATTGGATGCTTCCGGCTACTTCAGCATACCGCATAA GGCCAATGAACCGGTACAGATACGCTGCGGCATACATACAGGACCTGTGGTAGCTGGTATTGTTGGTACAAAAATGCCAAGGTATTGCCTTTTTGGCGATACGGTTAATACTGCATCCCGCATGGAGTCTACGGGCGAAG CTCTAAAAATTCACATTTCTGCCGAAATGAACGAAGCGCTGGTTAAGGTGGGAGGATTCAAAACGGAACACCGTGGATTGATCGATGTAAAG GGCAAGGGCCTGATGGACACATACTGGCTAACGTGCAAGGAGGGTGCAACCCCGAACAATAGTCATGGAGAGGTGGCTTGGTTTGCGGATATGAAGCCGGTGTatttaaaaatagtttaa
- the LOC120899542 gene encoding uncharacterized protein LOC120899542 isoform X3 codes for MKPRAHHTDSSSIKSISSEDVSTQQHYHGNMCCSAEAKNPAFKRGRQLQQMQMIILPFIPILALIVQTSYEMIEIVSYRMEVTEIENQVTMATDLGKVVTRLQQERSDVAFHIYTNGMTLRRNLNDTFLETDLALDNMSSWPDISIRTIQPNNGEVTWLNMSEFRETLQEFRANISTEDSTVPQILRWYTTANAALLEHLTNQIKDANKSGVWRFLLSFKNLLRSIESLDISSVYGINYYGRGYLKPDSYIKYVQHDILGRDLLNGSLHFVPSLKVIYRNITLTMRSYGNITQWSKTIQKNLRREGNVADARSYYESMAYYIDELRKLQRALRSIIRNEVQKVLQSADNMETFGIAILVVVLIVSPIIIILVRNAAATIQLYAINLAHKAKELKREKRKSDSLLFQMLPPTVATQLKQAQTVPAEYYSAVTIFFSDIVGFTEIAAECTPLEVVSFLNAIYRMFDERIECYDVYKIETIGDSYMVASGLPVKNGGNKHVAEIATMALDLLDASGYFSIPHK; via the exons atgaaacctcGAGCCCATCACACCGACAGCTCTTCGATCAAATCGATCAGCTCTGAAGACGTCAGCACACAGCAGCACTATCATGGAAACATGTGCTGCAGTGCGGAAGCGAAGAATCCGGCGTTCAAACGAGGTCGCCAACTGCAGCAAATGCAGATGATCATTCTTCCATTTATACCAATCCTGGCACTGATTGTGCAAACTTCCTACGAGATGATCGAGATCGTTAGCTACCGCATGGAGGTGACAGAGATCGAAAACCAGGTTACCATGGCGACGGACCTGGGAAAGGTCGTGACGCGCTTGCAGCAAGAACGTTCCGACGTGGCATTCCATATCTATACCAACGGGATGACACTGCGAAGGAATCTGAACGACACGTTTCTCGAAACAGATCTGGCGCTGGACAACATGTCGTCCTGGCCTGACATTTCGATACGCACTATTCAACCAAACAACGGTGAGGTAACGTGGCTTAACATGAGCGAATTCCGCGAGACACTTCAGGAGTTTCGCGCCAACATCAGCACCGAGGACAGTACAGTACCGCAGATTTTGCGATGGTACACGACCGCTAACGCAGCACTGTTGGAGCATCTTACCAACCAAATAAAGGATGCGAACAAAAGCGGGGTGTGGCGGTTTCTGTTGAGCTTCAAGAATTTGCTTCGTAGCATCGAAAGCTTGGACATATCTTCGGTGTACGGTATCAATTACTATGGTCGTGGATATCTCAAGCCCGATTCATACATCAAGTACGTGCAGCATGATATCCTCGGGCGGGACCTGTTGAATGGATCGCTTCATTTTGTTCCATCGCTGAAAGTGATCTATCGGAACATCACACTCACGATGCGAAGCTACGGCAACATAACCCAGTGGAGCAAAACCATCCAGAAGAACTTGCGACGAGAAGGAAACGTGGCTGATGCACGTTCGTACTACGAGTCTATGGCGTATTACATTGACGAACTGCGGAAGCTGCAGAGAGCGTTGCGGTCGATCATACG CAATGAGGTTCAGAAAGTACTCCAGTCGGCAGACAACATGGAAACCTTCGGCATTGCCATCCTGGTGGTCGTACTTATTGTTTCTCCAATCATCATCATACTGGTGCGAAATGCGGCCGCAACCATACAACTGTACGCTATTAATCTGGCTCACAAAGCGAAAGAACTGAAACGGGAGAAGCGTAAATCCGATTCACTGCTGTTCCAGATGCTACCACCAACGGTGGCCACACAACTGAAGCAGGCCCAAACTGTCCCCGCGGAGTACTACTCGGCAGTGACGATATTTTTCAGCGACATCGTTGGCTTCACCGAAATTGCTGCGGAATGCACGCCATTGGAG gtggtcTCCTTCCTGAATGCCATCTACCGGATGTTCGACGAGCGCATTGAGTGTTACGATGTGTACAAAATCGAAACCATTGGCGACTCGTACATGGTGGCTTCCGGATTGCCGGTGAAAAACGGTG GCAACAAACATGTGGCGGAAATAGCAACAATGGCTCTGGATCTATTGGATGCTTCCGGCTACTTCAGCATACCGCATAAGTAA
- the LOC120908489 gene encoding uncharacterized protein LOC120908489, with product MFTKDSTLETVAGCENRLIQNQPRAVVVLQSSSTTNLIPYPCTKLERTQVTVHPPPDEPVLTEKPIVGLYPTGGGGVAAGLKSKGPRCPFELDRLVTGAVGGAPGELSRARDLSLKSSPSVATSTSRQSTSCSDVALEREVTMYGCFKFNPSSRNARKLFMTHMLIVLLIPIASVVMQNMLLLQQHVKSYSETISANEEMALTINITRLLNVIQNERMSLVFYMLTGKNRTQVELSIEHTNDALNHLGEDLNYLLPAGTANHTLIADMSKARNVMLGIKTPENETFTGLEYFEPYNALNRYVINQIVRSTGTSISSTVWRQFVVYKNLIEAIESINIAAILVLQFICNGYLGLSDYAQFIRRDAAALDYIASAQNFMTSLTIISEAEFSVMQYWRTQVLINISTGYRRDALVEYYHSVTTVLKNLQMVQDQIQTDVKETILEEIQSARRHQSISIGLVVVILIISPILVLMIRAATSTIQNYSTKLMARTMELRMEKGKSDRLLYQMLPPAVVKQLKQQRQVPAETFDAVTIFFSDIVGFTDISASSSAMEVVIMLNTLYRLFDSIILKYDVYKVETIGDAYMVVSGLPQRNGNRHAGEIAMMSLDLVCGISGFTIPHMKNRTLEIRVGINTGPCVAGVVGTTMPRYCLFGDTINTASRMESTGEPMKIHISESTKEVLDKLGGFKIKLRGTVDVKGKGTMQTFWLTGHSMYEHLTPEMLIPMYKQNVVTEPDFLQII from the exons ATGTTCACCAAGGACTCCACCCTGGAAACAGTTGCCG GCTGTGAAAATCGATTGATCCAGAATCAACcccgggcggtggtggtattACAATCATCTAGCACCACAAATCTCATACCATACCCCTGCACGAAGCTGGAGAGAACACAGGTGACCGTACATCCCCCACCGGACGAACCGGTCCTGACCGAGAAGCCAATTGTTGGCCTCTACCCaaccggcggcggtggcgttgCGGCAGGGCTCAAATCGAAAGGCCCGAGATGTCCCTTCGAGCTGGATCGTCTTGTCACTGGGGCGGTGGGCGGTGCTCCCGGCGAGCTGTCCCGGGCCCGGGACTTATCGCTAAAATCTTCTCCCTCCGTCGCGACCTCCACTTCGCGCCAGTCGACGTCCTGCTCGGACGTGGCCCTCGAACGGGAGGTGACGATGTACGGGTGCTTCAAATTCAACCCCAGTTCAAG AAATGCGCGGAAGCTGTTCATGACACACATGTTAATTGTGCTGCTCATACCGATAGCATCGGTCGTAATGCAGaatatgctgctgctacagcaACACGTGAAATCCTACAGCGAAACAATATCGGCCAACGAAGAG ATGGCACTAACGATTAACATTACGCGCCTGCTGAACGTTATTCAGAACGAACGGATGAGTTTGGTCTTTTACATGCTGACAGGCAAGAATCGAACCCAGGTCGAACTTTCCATCGAGCACACGAACGATGCGCTGAACCATCTTGGCGAAGATCTTAATTATCTGCTACCGGCAGGCACTGCAAACCATACGCTGATAGCCGACATGAG CAAAGCAAGGAATGTTATGCTTGG AATCAAAACGCCCGAAAATGAAACCTTTACCGGGCTGGAATACTTCGAGCCGTACAATGCGCTTAACCGGTACGTAATCAATCAGATCGTGCGCAGTACCGGTACCTCGATTAGCTCAACCGTCTGGCGCCAGTTTGTGGTGTACAAAAATCTGATTGAAGCCATCGAAAGCATCAACATTGCTGCGATCCTAGTGCTGCAGTTCATTTGCAACGGTTATCTGGGATTGTCCGATTACGCTCAATTCATACGCCGCGATGCGGCCGCACTGGACTACATCGCTTCAGCGCAGAATTTCATGACCTCGCTCACCATCATATCGGAGGCCGAGTTtagtgtgatgcagtactggCGCACGCAGGTGCTGATCAACATTTCCACCGGCTATCGCCGGGATGCGCTCGTAGAGTACTATCATTCGGTAACAACCGTGCTGAAGAATCTGCAAATGGTGCAGGACCAGATTCAGACCGACGTGAAGGAAACGATCCTGGAGGAGATCCAAAGTGCGCGAAGGCATCAGTCGATCTCGATCGGACTGGTGGTGGTTATCCTTATTATAAGTCCGATACTGGTGCTTATGATACGCGCAGCCACCAGCACGATACAGAACTATTCGACGAAGCTGATGGCCCGCACGATGGAGCTGCGCATGGAGAAGGGCAAGTCGGACCGTCTGCTCTACCAGATGTTGCCACCGGCCGTAGTGAAGCAGCTGAAGCAACAGCGCCAAGTACCGGCAGAAACGTTCGATGCAGTGACTATATTTTTCAGCGATATCGTAGGCTTCACCGACATCTCGGCTAGCAGCAGCGCGATGGAGGTGGTTATCATGCTCAATACACTGTACCGTTTGTTTGACTCTATCATACTGAAGTACGATGTGTACAAGGTGGAAACCATCGGAGACGCATACATGGTTGTATCGGGACTGCCACAACGGAATGGGAATAGGCATGCCGGCGAAATTGCCATGATGTCGTTGGATTTGGTTTGTGGCATTTCGGGATTCACCATACCACATATGAAGAACAGAACCTTGGAAATTCGCGTCGGTATTAACACGGGACCGTGTGTGGCAGGGGTAGTCGGAACTACGATGCCAAGATATTGCCTGTTTGGGGACACCATAAACACTGCGTCCAGAATGGAGTCGACAGGGGAGC CTATGAAGATTCATATCTCAGAGAGCACCAAAGAGGTTTTAGACAAACTCGGAGGATTCAAGATCAAACTGCGAGGAACAGTTGACGTCAAGGGCAAGGGCACAATGCAGACTTTCTGGCTGACTGGCCACTCGATGTACGAACATCTTACGCCGGAAATGCTTATACCAATGTATAAGCAAAACGTAGTCACAGAACCTGATTTTCTTCAAATAATCTAG
- the LOC120899568 gene encoding protein Peter pan, with amino-acid sequence MKKKSRKPQHKRNRAKVEAPVEDEPAAIKNAPHSFVIRRGERCSSISRLSRDFRRMMEPFTASNLRERRINKVKDFVHLSGFFHVSHMCVFSLSSQTLSLKIIRMPKGPTLTFKVYQYTLAKDVISNSRKQFVDEECFKTAPLVILNSFSGEGKHLKLMASTFQNMFPPINLSTIKLSSLKRCVLLSYNPVSKLIDLRHYSVTVVPVNLNRGVKKLVTRNIPNLGKFEDIADFVEKGHLLSESEADDEEAHVVLAQNLKCGNLAENQSSLRLHEIGPRITMRLMKIEDDLMTGEVLYHDYIEKDAIEVEALRKKRAQQRRLKEQRKHKQEENLKKKENDKKEHRAKTSKQGKSGEITEQDKLLLKDAEEAVGDISDEDDREYYRKEIGDNPDEELFESAGSGNRKRPFIPKGSNYSLKPKKPRMDKRKQYEEDDRLARQDGKRRGNEGKDKKGKAGKFAKKGMGDDFRGKSKYNGGKKNNTGGRKSGGKKSSKRK; translated from the exons atgaaaaagaaaagccgaAAGCCTCAACACAAACGGAACCGCGCAAAGGTGGAAGCACCGGTTGAAGATGAACCTGCTGCGATTAAAAATGCTCCACACTCGTTCGTCATACGACGCGGAGAACGATGCTCATCGATTAGCAGACTGTCTCGTGATTTCCGCCGCATGATGGAACCTTTCACAGCATCGAACCTTCGTGAGAGACGCATCAACAAGGTGAAagattttgttcatttgtcCGGATTCTTCCACGTTTCGCACATGTGCGTATTTTCGCTATCGTCGCAAACACTGTCGCTCAAGATAATACGCATGCCGAAGGGTCCCACCCTGACGTTCAAGGTGTACCAGTACACTTTGGCAAAGGATGTTATTAGCAACTCGCGTAAGCAGTTTGTAGATGAAGAGTGCTTCAAAACGGCCCCACTGGTCATATTGAACAGCTTCAGTGGAGAAGGGAAACATTTGAAGCTAATGGCTAGCAcgtttcaaaacatgtttcCTCCGATTAATCTCTCCACGATAAAACTCTCGTCTCTGAAACGATGCGTACTGCTATCATACAACCCGGTAAGCAAATTGATCGATCTTCGACACTACTCTGTCACAGTAGTTCCGGTAAATTTGAATCGAGGAGTGAAGAAGCTTGTAACGCGCAACATACCAAACTTGGGAAAGTTTGAGGATATAGCTGATTTTGTCGAGAA AGGACATCTTCTTTCGGAATCCGAAGCCGATGACGAAGAAGCACACGTTGTGCTAGCGCAGAATCTAAAGTGTGGAAATTTGGCCGAAAATCAATCATCTTTACGATTGCACGAGATTGGTCCTCGTATTACGATGCGGTTAATGAAGATAGAGGACGATCTTATGACGGGCGAAGTACTCTATCACGACTATATCGAAAAGGACGCGATCGAAGTGGAAGCTCTCCGCAAGAAGCGTGCTCAGCAGCGCCGACTAAAGGAGCAGCGCAAGCACAAGCAGgaagaaaatttgaaaaagaaagaaaacgacaaaAAGGAGCACCGTGCTAAGACGTCCAAGCAAGGCAAGAGCGGCGAAATAACGGAACAGGACAAGTTGCTACTGAAAGATGCGGAGGAAGCTGTGGGCGATATATCGGATGAGGATGACCGCGAATACTATCGCAAGGAAATTGGCGACAATCCGGATGAAGAGTTGTTCGAATCGGCTGGAAGTGGCAACCGTAAACGACCGTTCATTCCGAAGGGATCAAACTATTCGCTTAAACCGAAAAAGCCTCGTATGGATAAGCGTAAACAGTACGAAGAAGACGACCGACTTGCCCGTCAGGACGGCAAGCGAAGAGGAAACGAAGGGAAGGATAAGAAAGGCAAGGCAGGGAAGTTTGCTAAAAAAGGGATGGGTGATGATTTTAGAGGGAAATCAAAGTATAATGGTggcaagaaaaacaacactggAGGAAGAAAGTCTGGTGGTAAGAAATCTTCGAAAAGAAAGTGA